Proteins from a genomic interval of Capsicum annuum cultivar UCD-10X-F1 chromosome 4, UCD10Xv1.1, whole genome shotgun sequence:
- the LOC107869228 gene encoding probable LRR receptor-like serine/threonine-protein kinase At3g47570: MNQFSDGIPREIGGLETLVQLSLRHNNLQGTIPDSMRNMVGLEFQDLSHNNISGNIPKSLEKLQNLKYFNFSVNKLYGEIPSGGPFKNLSSQFFIYNEALCGSSRFSVPPCPASSKHRSNRKKLLVLFLFLGIALVVVPSTFIFFWIRYRKGTRVLQQADSLSSVTSERISYYELIQATDLLSESNLIGSGSFGSVYKGVLRSGTAIAVKVFNLQLDAAFKSFDMECEVLRSLRHRNLIKVITSCSNLDFKALVLEYMPNGSLEKYLYSHNYFLDIRQRLSIMIDVASEYVLLDDDMVAHLRDFGFSKLLGEDQGDLYTKTLAILGYIAPEYGLEGLVSTKCDVYSYGVMLLETFTRRKPNEFEGDLSLTQWVSYSLPDAVMDVVDANLVTATGNGLPKEVDVVASIMKVALDCCAESPARRTNMKDVVGMLQKTKIQLLAC, encoded by the exons ATGAATCAATTCTCAGATGGAATTCCTAGAGAAATTGGAGGATTGGAAACTTTGGTGCAGCTTTCTTTGAGACACAACAATTTGCAAGGTACTATACCCGACTCAATGAGAAACatggtaggtttggaattccaagACCTTTCTCATAATAATATATCTGGAAACATTCCTAAGTCTTTGGAGAAGCTTCAAAACTTGAAGTATTTCAATTTTTCTGTCAACAAATTGTATGGTGAAATACCCTCGGGAGGTCCTTTCAAGAACCTCTCGAGTCAGTTTTTCATCTACAATGAAGCATTGTGTGgttcttcaagatttagtgtcccGCCATGCCCCGCTTCATCAAAGCACAgatcaaataggaaaaaattgctagttctttttctttttctgggAATTGCACTAGTAGTTGTTCCTAGCACCTTTATTTTCTTCTGGATAAGGTATAGAAAAGGTACAAGAGTTCTTCAACAAGCTGATTCATTGTCTTCCGTAACAAGTGAAAGAATTTCATACTATGAATTGATCCAAGCAACTGATTTGCTTAGCGAGAGTAATCTGATTGGTTCTGGAAGTTTCGGCTCTGTTTACAAAGGTGTTCTCCGAAGTGGAACTGCCATTGCAGTCAAAGTGTTCAATCTGCAACTAGATGCGGCATTCAAGAGCTTTGATATGGAATGTGAAGTTCTGCGCAGCCTTCGCCATAGGAATCTCATAAAAGTCATTACTAGctgttccaaccttgattttaaGGCTTTAGTGCTGGAGTATATGCCAAATGGAAGTCTTGAGAAGTATTTGTATTCACACAATTACTTCCTCGACATCAGGCAGAGGCTAAGCATAatgatagatgtggcat CCGAGTATGTCTTGCTGGATGATGATATGGTTGCCCACCTAAGAGACTTTGGTTTTTCAAAACTACTTGGTGAAGATCAGGGTGATTTGTACACTAAAACCTTAGCAATATTGGGGTATATTGCTCCAG AGTATGGACTGGAAGGACTAGTGTCAACAAAGTGTGACGTCTATAGTTATGGGGTCATGTTGCTGGAAACATTTACTAGGAGAAAGCCTAATGAGTTTGAAGGAGATCTTAGCTTGACGCAATGGGTGAGTTATTCACTTCCAGATGCTGTAATGGACGTCGTGGATGCCAACTTGGTAACAGCAACAGGTAATGGCTTACCAAAGGAGGTAGATGTTGTGGCATCAATCATGAAAGTAGCATTAGATTGTTGTGCTGAATCTCCGGCAAGAAGGACAAACATGAAAGATGTTGTAGGGATGCTGCAGAAAACCAAGATTCAACTTCTTGCATGCTGA
- the LOC107869233 gene encoding leucine-rich repeat receptor-like serine/threonine-protein kinase RGI4: MEKAFTSFLLTSLLLHYVMASSAMTKTNITTDQLALFTLKSQIISDPFHFLDESWSFAMSVCHWVEVTCGSHHQRVKSLNLNFNSIEGQIPKVIGNLRELKLRGNNLIGSIPLSLSNASRLETLDISYNSLQGNIPEEISNLHNMKVLSIQDNQLTGIIPQEIENLVNLVELAMEKNHITGSVPISIFNISLLQILSAWENNLSGFLPREISSLIELEELRLAFNSFGGSLPMEIFNISGLRVIDLTNNNLSGSLPPNRGIDKPYFLL, encoded by the exons ATGGAGAAAGCGTTCACCTCTTTTCTCTTAACTTCCTTGTTACTTCACTATGTTATGGCTAGTTCAGCCATGACCAAAACCAACATTACTACTGACCAATTGGCTCTTTTTACACTGAAATCCCAAATCATTTCAGACCCCTTTCATTTCTTGGATGAAAGTTGGTCTTTCGCGATGTCCGTTTGCCATTGGGTTGAAGTCACTTGTGGCTCTCACCACCAGAGAGTGAAGTCCTTGAATCTGAATTTCAATTCCATAGAGGGCCAgataccaaaagtgattggaaACCTTAGAGAATTAAAGTTGAGGGGTAACAATCTCATAGGCTCTATTCCTCTGTCACTCTCGAATGCCTCAAGGTTGGAGACTTTAGATATATCTTATAATTCACTTCAAGGAAACATTCCAGAAGAGATCAGCAATCTTCACAACATGAAAGTTCTATCCATACAAGATAATCAACTTACGG GGATAATTCCACAAGAAATTGAAAATCTTGTTAATTTGGTAGAGTTAGCTATGGAGAAAAACCACATTACCGGCTCTGTCCCGATCTCCATATTCAATATCTCATTGTTGCAAATTTTGTCTGCGTGGGAGAACAATCTTAGTGGATTCTTACCACGGGAGATAAGCAGTCTCATTGAGTTGGAGGAACTTCGTCTTGCATTTAATAGTTTTGGTGGTTCACTCCCAATGGAGATCTTCAACATATCAGGGCTGAGAGTAATTGATCTTACAAACAATAATCTATCTGGAAGCCTCCCACCAAACAGAGGCATAGATAAGCCATATTTTTTACTGTAG
- the LOC107868347 gene encoding probable LRR receptor-like serine/threonine-protein kinase At3g47570: MEKAFTFFLLTLLLLMANSAMTHTNVTTDQLTLLSLKSQIISDPFHFLNESWSPATSVCHWVGVTCGSRHQRVKSLNLSKMALKGRIPREFGNLSFLVSLDLGSNNFHENLPQEMTRLRRLKFLDLSFNSFRGAIPSWFGILHRLQVINIRNNSFTGSIPYSFFNISTLETLNLNFNSIEGKIPKVIGSLINLRELNLRGNMLIGSIPLSLSNASRLDTLDITFNSLQGNIPEGIGNLHNLKLLGIQDNQLTGSIPFTIFNISRIEVIAFRGNSLSGYLPNGLCNGLPILKGLYLSENKLRGHMPTSLSNCSQLQILSLSENEFDGPIHSEIGSLTNLQVLGLGTNHFTGIIPQEIENLVNLVELGVEKNQITGSVPISIFNISSLQILSLAQNNLSGFLPREIGNLTKMQHLEISGNKLIGEIPKEISNLVELDVLDLLTNSFSGSLDMEIFNISGLREIDLSFNNLSGSLPPNIGSILPNIERLLLGELTNLVGTIPHSISNCSKLTILGLSGNKLSGLIPNSLGYLTHLQYLDLERNNLTSDSSFSFLISLTNCRNLTLLSLYLNPLNGILPASTGNLSTSLTKVTASSCKIKGRLPNEIGNLRSLLFLDLSGNNLVGSIPPSIGNLENLQRFDLSNNKFTGFIGDYLCKLQSLGAIYFSQNQLSGSLPNCLGNITSLRQIYLGSNKLSSNIPPSLGNLQDLVVLDLSSNNMVGSLPQEIGNLKVATQMDLSMNQFSNAIPTEIGGLQNLAYLSLRHSKLQGAIPDSMSNMVGLEFLDLSNNNISGIIPRSLEKLQYLKYFNVSDNKLYGEIPSGGPFKNLSSQFFIYNEALCGSSRFSVPPCPSSSKHKSNRKKLLVVFILLVIAVAFVPITFVILWIRYRRNKSAPQQADSLSTIITERISYYELLQATNALSESNLIGSGSFGSVYKGVLRSGTAIAVKVFNLQLDAAFKSFDTECEVLRSLRHRNLVKVITSCSNLDFKALVLEYMANGSLEKYLYSHNYFLDTKQRLSIMIDVACALEYLHHGCSLPVIHCDVKPSNVLLDEDMVAHLSDFGISKLLGEDQGDLYTKTIATLGYIAPEYGQDGLVSTKCDVYSYGIMLLETFTRRKPNEFEGDLCLKQWVSYSLPEAVMDVVDVNLVTPTGNHIRKELDVVASIMNVALDCCAESPARRTNMKDIVGMLQKIKIQLSAC, encoded by the exons ATGGAGAAAGCCTTCACATTTTTTCTCTTAACACTCTTGTTGCTTATGGCTAATTCAGCCATGACCCATACCAATGTTACCACTGATCAATTAACTCTTCTGTCCTTAAAATCCCAAATTATTTCAGACCCCTTTCACTTCTTGAATGAAAGCTGGTCTCCTGCTACGTCTGTTTGTCATTGGGTTGGAGTCACTTGTGGTTCTCGTCACCAACGAGTCAAGTCCTTGAATCTTTCTAAGATGGCTCTTAAAGGCAGGATTCCCCGTGAATTTGGGAACCTctcatttcttgtttctcttgacttGGGAAGCAACAATTTCCATGAAAATTTGCCTCAAGAAATGACACGCTTGCGTCGActtaagtttcttgatttaagttTCAACAGCTTCAGAGGGGCGATTCCTTCTTGGTTTGGGATTTTACACCGACTTCAAGTTATTAATATTAGAAATAATAGTTTCACTGGTTCCATCccttattcattttttaatataTCCACACTTGAgactttgaatttgaatttcaattCCATAGAGGGTAAAATCCCAAAAGTGATTGGAAGTCTTATAAACCTTAGAGAATTAAACTTGAGGGGCAACATGCTCATAGGTTCTATTCCTCTGTCACTCTCAAATGCCTCAAGGTTGGATACTTTAGATATAACTTTTAATTCACTTCAAGGAAACATTCCAGAAGGGATCGGTAATCTTCACAACCTGAAGTTGTTGGGCATACAAGATAATCAACTTACGGGTTCTATACCATTTACAATTTTTAATATCTCAAGAATTGAAGTCATTGCATTTAGAGGAAATAGCTTATCAGGATATCTTCCCAACGGTTTATGCAATGGTCTACCTATACTCAAAGGGCTTTATCTATCCGAAAACAAGCTTCGCGGTCATATGCCTACAAGCTTATCAAATTGTTCACAACTTCAAATTTTGTCTTTATCGGAAAATGAGTTTGATGGACCAATACATAGTGAAATAGGAAGCTTGACTAATCTGCAGGTCTTGGGTCTCGGGACTAACCATTTCACTG GGATAATTCCACAAGAAATTGAAAATCTTGTTAATTTGGTCGAGTTAGGCGTGGAGAAAAACCAGATTACTGGCTCTGTCCCGATCTCCATATTCAATATCTCTTCGCTGCAAATTTTGTCACTGGCGCAGAACAATCTTAGTGGATTCTTACCACGGGAGATTGGCAACTTAACCAAGATGCAACATCTAGAGATTAGTGGAAATAAGCTTATAG GTGAAATACCCAAAGAGATAAGCAATCTTGTTGAGTTGGATGTACTTGATCTTTTGACTAATAGTTTTAGTGGTTCACTTGATATGGAGATCTTCAACATATCAGGGCTGAGAGAAATTGATCTTTCATTCAACAATCTCTCAGGAAGCCTCCCACCAAACATAGGTTCCATCTTACCCAATATTGAAAGACTTCTTCTAGGTGAATTAACCAATCTTGTTGGGACTATTCCTCATTCCATCTCCAATTGTTCCAAACTTACTATACTAGGTCTTTCAGGCAATAAACTCAGTGGTTTGATTCCCAACTCACTTGGATATTTGACTCATTTACAGTACCTGGACTTGGAGAGAAACAATTTAACAAGTGATTCATCGTTCAGCTTCCTTATTTCCTTAACCAATTGCAGAAATTTAACATTGCTATCTCTATATTTGAACCCTCTTAATGGAATTCTTCCTGCCTCCACGGGGAACCTTTCCACATCTCTTACAAAAGTTACCGCCAGCAGTTGTAAAATCAAAGGGCGACTTCCAAATGAAATTGGGAACTTAAGGAGCTTATTATTCCTTGATCTTTCTGGAAACAACTTGGTTGGATCGATTCCCCCATCAATTGGTAACTTGGAAAACCTTCAGCGCTTTGACTTGAGTAACAACAAATTTACAGGATTTATTGGAGATTATCTTTGTAAATTGCAGAGTTTGGGTGCTATTTATTTCAGTCAAAATCAACTTTCAGGTTCTCTTCCTAATTGTTTAGGGAATATTACTTCCCTAAGGCAGATATATCTGGGTTCCAATAAATTGAGTTCCAATATACCACCAAGCTTAGGGAATCTTCAAGATCTTGTGGTTCTTGACTTATCGTCAAATAACATGGTAGGTTCTTTACCTCAagaaattggaaatctaaagGTTGCAACGCAAATGGATCTGTCCATGAATCAATTTTCAAATGCAATTCCTACAGAAATTGGAGGCTTGCAAAATCTGGCGTACCTTTCTTTGAGACACAGCAAGTTACAAGGAGCTATACCTGACTCAATGAGCAACATGGTAGGCTTGGAATTCCTAGACCTTTCTAACAATAATATATCTGGAATCATCCCCAGGTCTTTGGAGAAACTTCAATACCTCAAGTATTTCAATGTTTCTGACAACAAATTGTATGGTGAAATACCCTCGGGGGGTCCTTTCAAGAACCTCTCGAGTCAGTTTTTCATCTACAATGAAGCATTGTGTGgttcttcaagatttagtgtcccGCCATGCCCCAGTTCATCAAAGCACaaatcaaataggaaaaaattgCTAGTTGTTTTTATTTTGCTCGTAATTGCAGTTGCATTTGTTCCTATTACCTTTGTGATCCTATGGATAAGGTATAGAAGAAATAAAAGTGCTCCTCAGCAAGCTGATTCATTATCTACTATAATAACAGAAAGGATTTCATACTATGAACTGCTCCAAGCAACTAATGCGCTTAGTGAGAGTAATCTGATTGGTTCTGGAAGTTTCGGCTCTGTTTACAAAGGTGTTCTCAGAAGTGGAACTGCCATTGCAGTTAAAGTGTTCAATCTGCAACTTGATGCGGCATTCAAGAGCTTTGATACGGAATGTGAAGTTCTGCGCAGCCTTCGCCATAGGAATCTCGTAAAAGTCATTACTAGTTGTTCCAATCTTGATTTCAAAGCTTTAGTTCTCGAGTATATGGCTAATGGGAGTCTTGAGAAATATTTGTATTCGCATAACTACTTCCTTGACACCAAGCAGAGACTAAGCATAATGATAGATGTCGCATGTGCTTTGGAATATCTTCACCATGGGTGCTCGTTGCCTGTGATTCACTGTGACGTGAAGCCTAGTAACGTCTTGTTGGATGAAGATATGGTTGCCCACCTCAGCGACTTTGGCATTTCAAAACTGCTTGGTGAAGATCAGGGTGATTTGTACACTAAAACCATAGCAACATTGGGGTATATTGCGCCAG AGTATGGGCAAGATGGGTTGGTGTCTACTAAATGTGATGTTTATAGTTACGGGATTATGTTGCTGGAAACGTTTACCAGGAGAAAGCCTAATGAGTTTGAGGGAGATCTTTGCTTGAAGCAATGGGTGAGTTATTCACTTCCAGAGGCCGTAATGGACGTCGTAGATGTCAACTTGGTAACACCAACGGGTAATCACATACGGAAGGAGCTAGATGTTGTGGCTTCAATTATGAATGTTGCATTAGATTGTTGTGCTGAATCTCCGGCAAGAAGGACAAACATGAAAGATATTGTCGGGATGCTAcagaaaatcaagattcaacttaGTGCATGCTGA